The following proteins come from a genomic window of Mariniflexile sp. TRM1-10:
- a CDS encoding GNAT family N-acetyltransferase, whose product MEVFPQLFHKENFKALCTGVTYNACNVVYNTNTPNNKTAQKTHAFKLLPEYVTIHPKANYKIKSIPQHNMGYAISLEHMASVEEYLQKHFNSKKRNIIKRFVNRLEHCFHITYKLYIGNISKEKYTTIMQALHQMIIQRFDERNEQHKNLNEWEYLLNNTYQQILEKKASLFVIYNNEQPIEISLNYHFDKILFSYISSYHTDYSKFGLGHVEIYKQLEWCIENGYVLFEMGVGGMDYKRRWSNLIYQYHQYIIYNPHAKLNTIEATLKHGFYSLKEYLKAKGFNEIIPLVLQKLKNNNKKETTALYTALDILKQPINREAVQNMEEINPTDTAHAALNRYRNDFLYTSLEHEQHTKVYHATNTNTYIISGKTMYQTILKNN is encoded by the coding sequence ATGGAAGTATTCCCGCAATTATTTCATAAAGAAAACTTTAAGGCACTATGCACCGGAGTAACATACAACGCCTGCAATGTTGTTTACAATACCAATACCCCCAATAATAAAACAGCACAAAAAACCCATGCCTTTAAATTACTTCCAGAATATGTAACAATACACCCCAAAGCAAATTATAAAATAAAAAGCATCCCACAGCACAATATGGGATACGCCATTTCTTTGGAGCACATGGCATCAGTTGAAGAATATCTGCAAAAGCATTTTAATTCTAAAAAGAGAAACATTATAAAAAGATTTGTTAATCGTTTAGAGCATTGTTTCCATATTACTTACAAGCTGTATATAGGAAATATATCTAAAGAAAAATACACAACCATTATGCAGGCACTGCATCAAATGATTATACAACGATTTGATGAAAGAAATGAACAGCATAAAAATTTAAACGAATGGGAATATTTATTAAATAATACCTACCAACAAATTTTAGAAAAAAAAGCGTCTCTATTCGTAATTTACAACAATGAACAACCCATAGAGATTTCGTTAAACTACCATTTCGATAAAATCCTATTCAGCTACATATCGTCATACCATACGGATTACTCCAAGTTTGGACTTGGGCATGTTGAAATTTACAAACAATTGGAATGGTGTATAGAAAATGGCTATGTACTATTTGAAATGGGTGTTGGTGGCATGGACTATAAACGCCGTTGGAGCAATCTCATATACCAATACCACCAATACATTATATACAACCCCCATGCAAAGTTAAACACCATAGAGGCAACACTAAAACATGGTTTTTATAGCTTAAAAGAATACTTAAAAGCCAAAGGATTTAACGAAATAATACCGTTGGTACTCCAAAAACTAAAAAACAACAATAAAAAAGAAACAACCGCATTATACACAGCACTAGATATATTAAAACAACCCATTAATAGAGAAGCTGTGCAAAACATGGAAGAAATAAACCCAACAGACACAGCCCATGCAGCTTTAAATAGATACCGAAATGATTTTTTATATACCAGTTTAGAACACGAGCAGCATACCAAAGTGTACCATGCAACAAATACAAATACCTACATAATTTCGGGAAAAACCATGTACCAAACCATACTAAAGAATAATTAA
- a CDS encoding GNAT family N-acetyltransferase: MKFIQKENFYSNLFEKNSISNKITSIHTSFNNALVYKNVKKLSNNTQSVVFNLVPSYLHINIDNQLMRQKVFHKHGYAINLDGITSVDSYIKSNCSTNFKKNVARSLNRLESCFNIKYNMFYGNIQKEDYDLLMQCLHEMIMKRFQQRTGRNKVLTNWQDYTSKTYSLINNKQASLFVIYNENEPIEISLNFHFNNILYSSISSYALDYSKFSLGNIEIYKQLEWCLANNVMLFDMGYGDLDYKKSWCNLMYNFESHVIASNNKPVAKMYAFFLKLKYRLINFLIAKKLNDSYYNLKGYFKKETPKNTSNIPEYKTEHIDGAAIETQDKQDITQELNTNFRFLKKPIYDFLYTNNEHIKNISVYKLNKPDKTYIATGSKNHLKITASQNELN; encoded by the coding sequence TTGAAATTTATACAAAAGGAAAACTTTTATAGTAATTTATTTGAGAAAAATAGCATTTCAAATAAAATCACCTCCATACATACCAGCTTTAACAACGCCCTTGTATATAAAAACGTAAAAAAACTATCCAATAACACTCAATCAGTAGTTTTCAATTTAGTTCCAAGCTATTTACATATTAACATCGACAACCAATTAATGCGCCAAAAAGTTTTCCACAAGCATGGATATGCTATAAATTTGGATGGAATTACTTCGGTAGATAGCTATATAAAGAGCAACTGCAGCACAAACTTTAAAAAGAATGTGGCACGTTCCTTAAACCGCTTAGAATCTTGTTTCAACATAAAATACAACATGTTTTATGGAAACATTCAAAAAGAGGATTACGATTTGTTGATGCAGTGCTTGCATGAAATGATAATGAAACGGTTTCAGCAGCGTACAGGCAGAAACAAGGTTTTAACAAACTGGCAGGACTACACCTCCAAAACTTACAGCCTTATTAATAATAAACAAGCCTCTCTTTTTGTTATTTATAATGAAAACGAACCTATAGAAATTTCATTAAACTTTCATTTCAATAACATACTATATAGTTCTATATCATCGTATGCTTTGGATTACTCAAAGTTTAGTTTAGGAAATATAGAAATATACAAACAGTTAGAATGGTGCTTAGCAAACAACGTCATGCTTTTTGATATGGGCTATGGCGATTTAGATTATAAAAAAAGCTGGTGTAATTTGATGTACAATTTTGAAAGCCATGTGATAGCCTCCAACAACAAGCCTGTAGCTAAAATGTATGCCTTTTTTTTAAAACTAAAGTATAGACTCATTAACTTTTTAATAGCCAAAAAACTTAACGACTCCTATTATAACCTAAAAGGTTATTTTAAAAAGGAAACACCAAAAAACACAAGTAACATCCCCGAGTACAAAACAGAACACATAGACGGGGCAGCTATAGAAACCCAAGACAAACAGGATATTACTCAAGAACTAAACACCAATTTTAGGTTTCTTAAAAAACCCATTTACGATTTTCTTTATACAAATAATGAGCATATTAAAAATATTTCGGTTTATAAATTAAACAAACCCGATAAAACCTATATCGCCACAGGAAGTAAAAATCATTTAAAAATTACAGCATCACAAAATGAGCTTAATTAA
- a CDS encoding peptidoglycan bridge formation glycyltransferase FemA/FemB family protein gives MKNSDNIAHITFIGSGISTSFTLLKLFNLIENDAYFNHKVIINVIDKSSEFNTGIPYGNRSGFSTLLITSLRNFLPEPELSEFILWLNNNKNYLLSAFKKEGGILSQKWLEDHKEQIHNNAWEDLFIPRRFFGSYIDNKIKNTIQSLENQKRIEVNFLKGEAIDVLKEHHIYHITLNSGLKIKTNKLVLSVGSLPVNNLWGDKDFIEKDNFMLVNRPYDPELNSTLKKIKAYLGKTKNREKNVLIVGANASALEMLYKLNDTNTNEVSPNKFVFLSTQGKAPDAKINEKGKEEFIPINLYKLKSEQRLTAKAIAEATFKDIKRSERINLGAASTVETISAAFGNLLANLDEKELQEFACLYGNEIGKKQRCAGLHYSNTIEDLIQKNKFEHVAGRFHDLLLDENNTYFLQYLDTKTNKVKKYKTPFHLVINCMGGMRLTQDCTPKLIRNLINKGYGTPNNSEIGFHVNKSLEVMENFHVMGPLLAGNVINGNPIWHVEHCGRIIWISQILSEIIYKDISNKKLNAIEQKIDKNNATLVALTNKKDWDDTIKDIKNYDFYHTYDYHALSVQENETPVLFKYTEDNFTVAFPLILRNIPGTKYKDATSVYGYVGPIFKGNPDFDNSNFVKEFTKYFNDNNIICAFSRLNPYITHQNNILEGFGKLILQGKIVNIDLDLCPDEQKSDYRKRLKTYINKARKECSIKTSNSIEDLHKFIDLYYENMDRVNAKEFYYFNRNYFENIIKSNEFETTILLVSPNNSEEVIGASMFIASNSILHYHLSGTAEEFVHLNPTKLLIDEMRIMANKKGYNSFNLGGGLGGADNDSLFHFKSSFSKDFKDFKLWTFIANEEVYNELVLKKGMTKEPNYFPLYRYVDDLNVNLCDS, from the coding sequence TTGAAGAATTCAGATAACATCGCGCATATAACGTTTATTGGATCAGGCATTTCCACATCGTTTACACTTTTAAAGTTATTTAACTTAATTGAAAATGACGCTTACTTCAACCATAAAGTAATTATTAACGTTATTGACAAATCCTCTGAGTTTAATACAGGAATACCATATGGTAATCGGTCAGGGTTTTCCACCTTGCTTATTACATCGTTAAGGAATTTTTTACCCGAACCCGAACTAAGTGAATTTATTTTGTGGCTTAATAATAATAAAAACTATTTGTTAAGTGCTTTTAAAAAAGAAGGCGGTATATTATCTCAAAAATGGTTAGAAGACCATAAAGAACAAATACACAATAATGCTTGGGAAGATCTTTTTATACCACGCCGTTTTTTTGGTAGTTATATAGATAATAAAATTAAAAACACGATACAATCATTAGAAAACCAAAAAAGGATTGAAGTAAACTTTTTAAAAGGCGAAGCAATAGATGTTTTAAAGGAACACCATATTTATCATATAACACTAAACTCTGGACTGAAAATAAAAACAAATAAATTGGTGCTTTCTGTAGGGTCGTTGCCAGTTAATAATCTTTGGGGTGATAAGGATTTTATTGAGAAAGACAATTTCATGCTTGTCAACAGACCTTATGACCCCGAATTGAATAGTACCCTAAAAAAAATCAAGGCATATTTAGGAAAAACAAAAAATAGAGAAAAAAATGTTCTAATTGTGGGCGCAAATGCGAGTGCGCTGGAAATGCTATACAAGCTAAATGACACAAACACGAATGAAGTATCCCCAAATAAATTTGTCTTCCTATCCACTCAAGGTAAGGCTCCGGATGCTAAAATTAACGAAAAAGGTAAAGAAGAATTTATACCAATTAATTTATATAAATTAAAATCTGAACAAAGACTAACTGCAAAAGCTATTGCCGAAGCCACATTTAAAGACATCAAGAGATCTGAGAGAATAAACTTGGGTGCTGCTTCTACCGTCGAAACAATATCGGCAGCCTTTGGGAATTTATTAGCAAATCTTGATGAAAAGGAACTTCAAGAATTTGCTTGCCTATATGGTAATGAAATTGGCAAAAAACAGCGTTGCGCAGGGCTACACTATTCAAATACAATAGAGGATTTAATTCAAAAAAATAAATTCGAACATGTAGCAGGTCGATTCCACGATTTGTTACTTGATGAAAACAACACGTATTTTTTACAATATTTAGACACCAAAACCAATAAAGTTAAAAAATATAAAACACCGTTCCATTTAGTAATTAACTGTATGGGAGGCATGAGACTAACTCAAGACTGCACCCCTAAACTTATTCGAAACTTAATAAACAAAGGATATGGTACCCCCAATAATTCGGAAATTGGTTTTCATGTAAATAAATCCCTTGAAGTAATGGAAAACTTTCATGTTATGGGACCTCTATTGGCTGGAAATGTTATTAATGGCAATCCCATTTGGCATGTAGAGCATTGTGGTAGAATTATTTGGATTTCTCAAATTTTATCAGAGATCATATATAAAGACATAAGCAATAAAAAATTAAATGCTATTGAACAAAAAATAGATAAAAATAATGCAACGCTTGTGGCGCTAACAAATAAAAAAGATTGGGATGACACCATAAAAGATATTAAAAACTACGATTTTTATCATACCTACGATTATCATGCCCTATCTGTACAAGAAAATGAAACACCAGTATTATTTAAATATACTGAAGATAATTTTACAGTAGCTTTTCCTTTAATATTGCGGAATATACCAGGGACAAAATATAAAGATGCCACATCAGTTTATGGATATGTAGGCCCTATTTTTAAAGGAAATCCTGATTTTGATAATTCAAATTTCGTTAAAGAGTTCACCAAGTATTTTAATGATAATAATATCATATGTGCTTTTTCAAGATTAAACCCTTACATAACACATCAAAATAATATTTTAGAAGGGTTTGGCAAACTCATTTTGCAAGGCAAGATTGTAAACATTGACCTTGATTTATGTCCAGATGAACAAAAAAGTGACTACCGAAAAAGGCTTAAAACATACATCAATAAAGCAAGAAAAGAGTGTTCAATAAAAACATCCAATTCTATAGAAGATTTACATAAATTCATTGATTTATATTATGAAAATATGGATAGAGTAAATGCTAAAGAGTTTTATTATTTTAATAGAAATTACTTCGAAAACATTATAAAGAGTAATGAATTTGAAACAACTATCCTATTGGTTTCGCCTAATAATTCCGAAGAAGTAATTGGTGCCAGTATGTTTATTGCTTCCAACTCGATATTACACTATCATTTATCTGGAACAGCAGAAGAGTTTGTTCATCTAAATCCCACGAAATTATTAATTGACGAAATGAGGATTATGGCTAACAAAAAAGGGTATAACTCCTTTAATTTAGGAGGCGGTTTAGGCGGTGCTGATAATGACTCTTTATTTCACTTTAAATCATCTTTTTCAAAAGATTTTAAAGATTTCAAATTATGGACATTTATCGCTAATGAGGAAGTATATAACGAATTGGTTTTGAAAAAAGGCATGACTAAAGAACCAAATTATTTCCCACTTTATAGATATGTTGATGACTTAAATGTTAATTTGTGTGATTCATAA
- a CDS encoding GNAT family N-acetyltransferase, giving the protein MIHNNPFTSYSFTNLWLKQFNLNKSYAFGFIKQLSFYKPSALPIYINLGRNLTKGISYQIAKSTVADLKSNAYLIYDVPKYFNINTTEAPKNLGLKKIPQYPGFLITLKNYSNFNAYLNKTFSKSSNQKLNRYRNRLERCFNIKEKMLIGTIDKTEYDFIFNHFKTLLIKRFEDKQITNNNLNPEEWRFYQDVVYPLILENKAALHVIYNEDTPISVRLLYFSDTIIFDAITVFDIDYAKFHLGKISIMKMLEWSFNSPYEVFDFSKGYFDYKESWSDLKYDFEYHIYYNTKSLTATLLANALAVVFKTKQYLRDKNINEKVHKLTFALNKKSKKTQINIEELNIEEHPYEQEMLREVKLDQQLAFLNKPVFDFLFLNSMHFNDLKIYKLHSKNQYLIKGTNKSQLLAVK; this is encoded by the coding sequence GTGATTCATAACAACCCATTTACATCCTACTCGTTTACTAATTTATGGTTAAAACAGTTTAATCTAAACAAAAGTTATGCCTTTGGTTTTATCAAGCAGCTATCATTTTATAAACCAAGCGCTTTACCTATATATATTAATTTAGGAAGAAACCTAACAAAAGGCATTAGCTACCAAATAGCTAAAAGTACTGTTGCCGATTTAAAAAGCAACGCATACCTTATTTACGATGTACCCAAATACTTCAACATCAACACCACTGAAGCTCCTAAAAATTTAGGTTTAAAAAAAATACCCCAATACCCAGGCTTTTTAATTACCTTAAAAAACTATAGCAATTTCAATGCATATTTAAATAAAACCTTTAGCAAAAGCAGCAACCAAAAGTTAAATAGATACAGGAACCGCCTGGAGCGCTGCTTTAATATTAAAGAGAAAATGCTTATTGGAACTATTGATAAAACCGAGTATGACTTTATATTCAATCACTTTAAAACATTATTAATTAAACGATTTGAAGATAAACAAATCACCAATAACAATTTAAATCCTGAAGAATGGCGGTTTTATCAAGATGTTGTTTACCCATTGATCTTAGAAAACAAAGCAGCACTTCATGTTATTTATAATGAAGATACTCCTATTAGTGTGAGGCTGCTGTACTTTTCCGATACTATAATTTTTGATGCCATAACCGTTTTCGATATCGATTATGCCAAGTTTCATTTAGGAAAGATTTCCATAATGAAAATGTTGGAATGGAGCTTTAATAGTCCTTACGAAGTATTCGATTTTTCAAAAGGCTATTTTGATTATAAAGAAAGTTGGAGCGATTTAAAATATGATTTTGAATACCATATTTATTACAATACCAAATCGTTAACAGCTACCCTACTTGCAAATGCCTTGGCTGTTGTTTTTAAAACAAAACAATACCTAAGAGATAAAAATATAAATGAAAAAGTACATAAACTGACCTTTGCATTAAACAAAAAGAGTAAAAAGACCCAAATAAATATTGAAGAATTAAACATCGAAGAGCATCCTTATGAACAAGAAATGCTTCGAGAAGTAAAACTAGACCAGCAATTGGCATTTTTAAATAAACCTGTTTTTGATTTTTTATTTTTAAACAGCATGCATTTTAACGACCTGAAAATTTATAAACTACATAGCAAAAACCAATATCTGATAAAAGGCACAAACAAGAGTCAATTATTAGCTGTTAAATAA
- a CDS encoding glycosyltransferase family 4 protein, with protein MKKKIIRVTTVPMSLASLLKGQLNFMSDYYEIIGISSSDEGFLEEVGRRENIRMVPVEMTRKITPFKDLIAVYKLYRIFKEEQPFIVHSHTPKAGTLSMLAALLAKVPNRLHTIAGLPLVEAKGLKRLILNLVEKITYTCATKIYPNSYGLVDIILQNKFTTKDKLKVLGNGSSNGIDTTHFNPDMYNAEFKSKLRTDLNLTENDYVFVYIGRLVKDKGVNELITAFSNINNTYKNVKLLLVGWYENELDPLLPETEAIIKSNNNIRATGWAADVRPYFAVSNSLVFPSYREGFPNVVLQACAMNLPCVVTNINGCNEIISEPENGIIIPIKNTEAIHKAMEKMYVMSKDDHKKMGEASRNIVVSKFEQQFVWNAILEEYRNLEAAI; from the coding sequence ATGAAGAAAAAAATTATAAGAGTAACCACAGTACCTATGTCATTGGCAAGTTTACTTAAAGGGCAACTTAATTTTATGAGTGATTACTATGAAATTATAGGCATATCATCCTCAGATGAAGGCTTTTTAGAAGAAGTGGGGCGAAGAGAAAATATAAGAATGGTTCCTGTAGAAATGACCCGAAAAATAACCCCTTTCAAAGATTTAATAGCCGTATATAAATTATATCGCATTTTTAAAGAAGAACAACCTTTTATAGTACATTCCCACACCCCAAAAGCTGGAACTTTATCAATGTTGGCAGCACTACTTGCCAAGGTTCCTAACAGATTACATACCATTGCAGGCCTACCGCTGGTTGAAGCAAAAGGTCTAAAACGATTAATATTAAATCTTGTAGAGAAAATAACCTATACATGTGCCACTAAAATTTACCCCAATTCGTATGGGTTGGTTGATATCATTCTACAAAATAAATTCACTACCAAAGACAAGTTAAAAGTTTTAGGAAATGGGAGCTCTAATGGTATTGATACAACACATTTTAACCCTGACATGTATAACGCTGAATTTAAAAGCAAATTAAGAACAGATTTAAACTTAACAGAAAACGACTATGTGTTTGTTTATATAGGACGTTTGGTTAAAGACAAAGGAGTTAACGAATTAATTACGGCATTTAGCAACATAAACAATACCTATAAAAATGTAAAATTGCTACTTGTCGGATGGTATGAAAACGAATTGGACCCACTTTTACCGGAAACAGAAGCTATTATAAAATCAAATAATAATATTAGAGCAACGGGGTGGGCTGCCGATGTAAGACCATACTTTGCAGTTTCAAATTCGCTGGTTTTTCCTAGTTATAGAGAAGGATTCCCAAATGTTGTATTACAGGCATGTGCTATGAATTTACCTTGTGTAGTTACCAATATTAATGGGTGTAACGAAATTATTTCAGAACCCGAAAATGGCATCATCATTCCTATTAAAAATACGGAAGCCATACATAAGGCAATGGAAAAAATGTATGTCATGTCTAAAGACGACCATAAAAAAATGGGAGAAGCATCACGCAATATTGTGGTCTCAAAATTTGAACAACAATTTGTATGGAATGCCATCCTTGAAGAATACCGAAATTTAGAAGCAGCTATTTAA
- a CDS encoding sugar transferase, translating to MNYKNTFKRLFDLVISIIMLTVLSPILIIATILLFFANNGKPFFFQKRPGKNEKIFNIIKFKTMTDKKDANGKLLPDSQRLTTIGKFVRKASIDEIPQLFNVLKGDMSIIGPRPLLPEYLPYYTTIEKIRHQVRPGITGLAQVNGRNYLEWNPRLKLDVEYVENVSLKLDFNILMKTVYKVLASKDIATDATKSQPYLNELRKNDFKN from the coding sequence ATGAATTATAAAAACACCTTTAAAAGACTTTTTGACTTAGTAATATCTATAATAATGCTAACGGTGCTATCACCTATTCTTATTATTGCGACAATTCTTTTGTTCTTTGCTAACAACGGTAAGCCATTTTTTTTCCAAAAACGCCCTGGTAAAAACGAAAAGATATTCAATATCATCAAGTTTAAAACAATGACCGATAAAAAGGATGCTAACGGCAAATTGCTCCCAGACTCCCAAAGACTAACGACTATTGGGAAATTTGTACGCAAAGCATCCATAGATGAAATTCCGCAGCTTTTCAATGTTTTAAAAGGAGACATGTCTATTATTGGCCCTAGACCCCTATTACCTGAATACCTACCCTATTATACAACTATTGAAAAAATAAGACATCAGGTAAGACCTGGCATTACAGGTTTAGCACAAGTAAACGGAAGGAATTATTTAGAGTGGAATCCAAGATTGAAATTAGATGTAGAATATGTTGAAAACGTGTCCTTAAAACTTGATTTCAATATTTTAATGAAAACAGTATATAAAGTATTGGCCTCAAAAGACATCGCTACCGATGCCACAAAATCACAACCATACTTAAACGAATTAAGAAAAAATGACTTTAAAAACTAA
- a CDS encoding acetyltransferase: protein MNNPNKDNKKIRIYGAGGHSQVIKEVLVKNGYTISDTFDDKPETVHYASKNVNVGAREHLADFPHEGDPVIIAVGINSDRAEIAKILKCSYGKAIHKSAIVSETSKIGDGTVVFAGAIIQPNTTVGKHVIVNTGASIDHDNIIGDFAHISPKAALCGHVEVGEGTHIGVGAVVIPLVKIGKWCTIGAGTIVLKDVPDYTTVVGNPGKIIKTLKK, encoded by the coding sequence ATGAATAACCCAAATAAGGACAATAAAAAAATAAGAATTTACGGTGCCGGAGGGCATTCCCAAGTAATTAAAGAGGTTTTAGTAAAAAACGGTTATACCATATCCGACACTTTTGATGATAAGCCTGAAACCGTGCATTATGCATCCAAAAATGTAAATGTAGGAGCTCGTGAGCATCTAGCTGATTTTCCACACGAAGGCGACCCCGTAATAATAGCTGTAGGCATTAATTCTGATAGAGCTGAAATTGCCAAAATTTTAAAATGCTCCTACGGAAAGGCAATTCATAAGTCTGCAATAGTTTCCGAAACATCAAAAATTGGAGATGGTACGGTTGTTTTTGCAGGAGCTATTATTCAGCCCAATACCACTGTTGGTAAACATGTTATTGTAAATACAGGTGCAAGTATCGATCATGATAATATTATTGGTGATTTTGCACATATTTCACCCAAAGCAGCATTATGTGGTCATGTTGAAGTAGGCGAAGGCACCCATATAGGTGTAGGAGCCGTCGTTATACCACTTGTTAAAATTGGCAAATGGTGCACTATTGGGGCTGGAACCATCGTGTTAAAGGATGTGCCCGATTACACAACGGTTGTAGGAAACCCAGGCAAAATTATAAAAACATTAAAAAAGTAA
- a CDS encoding endonuclease domain-containing protein codes for MHNHKHLEERRKELRKSLTPAEATLWKSLQRKQLKNRKFRRQHSIKNFIVDFYCASEKLIVELDGAVHLDFAQQNYDYERTLILESLGFKILRFENKSIFENLPEVLEKITSHFKG; via the coding sequence ATGCACAACCATAAACACCTAGAAGAACGCAGAAAAGAATTAAGAAAAAGCCTAACTCCAGCTGAAGCTACACTGTGGAAGTCCCTACAAAGAAAACAGCTTAAAAACAGAAAATTTAGAAGGCAGCATAGCATTAAAAATTTCATAGTAGATTTTTACTGTGCTTCAGAAAAACTGATTGTAGAATTAGATGGAGCTGTGCATTTAGATTTTGCACAACAAAATTATGATTATGAAAGAACCTTGATTTTAGAAAGTTTAGGTTTTAAAATCCTTCGATTTGAAAACAAATCAATCTTTGAAAATCTGCCTGAAGTTTTAGAAAAAATAACAAGTCATTTTAAAGGCTGA
- a CDS encoding acetyltransferase has translation MTLKTKNIVIIGASGHAKVIIDIVEKQNKFNIIGLIDSYKKLGTKISGYEILGTEDEIPLLMADQEVIGGIIAIGDNWTRHIIKEKVKSIAPNFEFLPAIHPNAVLSRNIKIPKGVVIMAGAIINSDAIVGEFCIINTNASLGHESTMQNYSSLAPGVNIGGNVRIGNFSAISIGATIIQNINIGDHALVGAGALVINDVKDCDVVYGIPAKHIRTRNIDEKYLHTYE, from the coding sequence ATGACTTTAAAAACTAAAAACATCGTAATTATTGGTGCATCTGGTCATGCCAAAGTAATTATTGATATTGTTGAGAAGCAAAATAAGTTCAATATTATTGGACTCATAGATTCGTATAAAAAGCTAGGCACTAAAATATCAGGTTATGAAATTTTGGGAACGGAAGATGAAATTCCGCTATTGATGGCAGACCAAGAGGTTATTGGGGGCATTATTGCTATTGGAGATAACTGGACAAGACATATAATAAAAGAAAAAGTAAAAAGTATAGCTCCCAATTTTGAGTTTTTACCAGCAATTCACCCAAACGCTGTGTTAAGCAGAAACATAAAAATCCCAAAAGGAGTTGTTATAATGGCTGGAGCCATCATTAATTCAGATGCCATAGTTGGCGAATTTTGTATTATTAATACAAACGCATCATTAGGACATGAAAGTACCATGCAAAATTATTCTAGTTTAGCTCCCGGAGTTAACATTGGAGGAAACGTTAGAATTGGAAATTTTTCTGCCATATCCATAGGAGCTACAATAATTCAAAATATTAATATTGGAGACCATGCTTTAGTAGGTGCCGGAGCTTTGGTTATTAATGATGTAAAAGATTGCGATGTAGTATATGGCATACCCGCAAAACATATTCGAACAAGAAACATTGATGAAAAATATTTGCATACATATGAATAA